The following are from one region of the Gammaproteobacteria bacterium genome:
- a CDS encoding Fic family protein, whose translation MKKVRETGELVSCSVADEKYQAFVPVTLPPKPPLDMGQLGNLLASASSALGRLDGLAGFLPDIGLFIYMYVRKEALLSSQIEGTQSSFSDLLIHESEAAPGAPYEEDVQDVSNYIAALNHGLERMRGGFPLSLRLIREIHETLLSKGRGSTKMPGEFRRSQNWIGGPRPSKARFVPPPPERLEECLGALEKFFHADDDGLPVLIRAALAHVQFETIHPFLDGNGRVGRLLITLLLCADGVLKEPILYLSLWFKTRRDEYYDQLQYIRDTGDWEEWVSFFLRGVIETADQGVATAKRILDLFDADQRRVETALGKAAPSSLKILAHMRKKPVIAPKDLVTPLGLTMPTINTALQHLEKARIVQEITGRQRDRLFAYKAYLTILGEGTEPLA comes from the coding sequence ATGAAGAAGGTCAGAGAAACAGGTGAACTTGTATCTTGCTCGGTAGCAGATGAAAAATATCAGGCCTTTGTTCCGGTCACTCTGCCTCCCAAACCACCGCTGGATATGGGGCAGCTTGGCAATTTGCTGGCCTCCGCCAGTTCCGCTCTTGGTCGTCTGGATGGTCTGGCCGGTTTTTTGCCGGATATTGGGTTGTTCATTTACATGTATGTCCGGAAAGAAGCACTGTTGTCTTCCCAGATTGAAGGGACACAATCGAGCTTTTCCGATCTTCTGATTCATGAAAGCGAAGCAGCTCCCGGCGCACCTTATGAAGAGGATGTTCAGGATGTCTCCAATTACATAGCAGCGCTGAATCATGGCCTGGAACGTATGCGTGGCGGATTCCCACTATCCTTGCGCCTGATCCGGGAAATTCATGAAACCCTGCTTTCAAAAGGACGCGGTTCCACCAAAATGCCAGGTGAGTTTCGCCGGTCGCAAAACTGGATCGGCGGCCCACGTCCCTCAAAAGCCCGGTTTGTTCCACCTCCTCCGGAGCGGCTGGAAGAATGCCTCGGCGCTTTAGAAAAGTTCTTTCATGCGGATGATGACGGTCTGCCGGTTCTCATCCGCGCCGCGCTGGCCCATGTGCAGTTTGAAACCATCCATCCATTTCTGGATGGTAATGGCCGTGTCGGGCGTTTGCTCATTACGTTGCTTCTCTGCGCCGATGGCGTTCTGAAAGAGCCAATTCTTTATCTCTCGCTTTGGTTCAAGACTCGGCGGGATGAATATTACGATCAGCTGCAATACATCCGCGATACCGGTGACTGGGAAGAATGGGTGAGCTTTTTCCTGCGCGGTGTCATTGAAACCGCCGATCAGGGCGTGGCTACTGCCAAGCGCATTCTTGACCTGTTCGATGCAGACCAGCGCAGGGTCGAAACAGCTCTCGGCAAGGCTGCGCCATCGTCTCTGAAGATACTTGCCCACATGCGAAAAAAACCGGTTATTGCTCCAAAGGATTTGGTCACTCCACTGGGACTTACCATGCCGACCATCAATACAGCCCTCCAGCATCTGGAGAAAGCCAGAATCGTACAGGAAATAACCGGTCGCCAGCGTGACCGGTTATTTGCGTATAAAGCCTATCTCACTATTCTGGGAGAAGGCACCGAACCATTGGCGTAA
- a CDS encoding type IV secretory system conjugative DNA transfer family protein has product MSFSELYALYILYAIGFLTNEEAISILISYVGFCLVALFATRTVLILFSRKIGIYHPDYYRLWPRLPWRSLMIIWNDIRIWIERTFQMGNRATGGFSNALNTLTLLYKPGHILLGRAFAWGFGLLQPVGIEVVRHIFMYAMTAAGKTTALITILSTWCNSVFVIDPKAQITNALFEHDWRTWYVLDPYGISNATSSACFNTIDCIKTAMERDGDQAAVLWAMRIAQALVITPSGSRTPYFSDTARGFLVGVILHVISYHPDEEHNLPYIRSLQVNGYRVFDPKTGKEETTPGEAQQLLLRAMLNNPAFDGAIAGAAAALANASGETGGNIRSTLLEQTKWLDIPAVRDVLRSTSLPLSDLKTRNDVVFSLTAPVLSIREELAPLCRLLTNMTAYTFEYIREKNGQCLTIVDELPSQGYNETFEVMLAVARSYGQTVLGISQNIELMKKVYPKSWATFSGEADAVFWMATNHNDTADYLAQTLGRKSHVTTDPYSGRKNYREVAVMDADQIKRFLSPDSGNLIVTRAGMRALKLKNEPYFKALPVWKYAADPDHKEIFWRKITRKAFDRKHRSID; this is encoded by the coding sequence ATGAGTTTTAGCGAGCTTTATGCTCTATATATATTGTATGCAATTGGCTTTCTAACGAATGAAGAAGCCATTTCTATTTTAATTTCTTATGTAGGATTTTGTTTAGTAGCGTTATTTGCTACTCGCACGGTTTTAATACTTTTCTCCAGGAAGATTGGTATCTACCATCCGGATTATTACCGTCTTTGGCCCAGACTTCCATGGCGGTCACTCATGATCATCTGGAATGACATTCGAATCTGGATCGAGCGTACCTTTCAGATGGGAAATCGGGCTACGGGCGGGTTTTCCAACGCACTCAATACGCTTACGCTTCTTTATAAACCCGGCCATATCCTGCTTGGCAGAGCCTTTGCTTGGGGATTTGGATTACTTCAGCCTGTTGGGATTGAAGTTGTACGGCACATTTTCATGTATGCCATGACCGCTGCTGGTAAGACAACGGCGCTTATAACGATACTTTCCACATGGTGCAATAGCGTTTTTGTCATAGACCCGAAGGCGCAAATCACCAACGCCCTTTTTGAACATGACTGGCGAACTTGGTATGTACTCGATCCATACGGTATTTCAAATGCAACCAGCAGCGCCTGCTTTAATACCATTGATTGCATTAAGACAGCAATGGAACGTGATGGCGACCAAGCTGCAGTTCTCTGGGCCATGCGCATTGCCCAGGCATTGGTCATCACGCCAAGCGGTTCCAGAACACCGTATTTTTCTGATACCGCACGCGGTTTTCTTGTCGGTGTCATTCTTCATGTAATCAGCTACCATCCGGATGAAGAGCACAACCTGCCTTACATACGAAGCTTACAGGTCAATGGTTATCGTGTTTTCGATCCAAAAACTGGAAAAGAAGAAACGACACCTGGAGAAGCTCAGCAGCTCCTGCTTCGCGCTATGCTTAATAACCCTGCTTTTGATGGTGCTATTGCTGGAGCCGCAGCCGCACTGGCAAACGCGAGCGGAGAAACTGGAGGAAATATCCGTTCAACGTTGCTGGAGCAAACCAAGTGGCTGGACATTCCAGCCGTTCGTGATGTGCTTCGCAGCACAAGCCTCCCACTCAGCGACCTGAAAACCCGGAATGATGTCGTATTTTCCCTGACAGCTCCTGTTCTATCCATCCGCGAAGAACTCGCTCCGCTGTGCCGCCTGCTCACAAACATGACAGCTTATACCTTCGAATATATACGGGAAAAGAACGGTCAATGCCTGACTATTGTAGATGAATTGCCTAGTCAGGGTTACAACGAAACATTCGAGGTCATGCTGGCTGTTGCGAGAAGTTACGGGCAAACCGTACTCGGTATTTCGCAGAATATTGAGCTCATGAAAAAAGTTTATCCGAAATCCTGGGCGACATTTTCCGGTGAAGCAGATGCCGTGTTTTGGATGGCAACCAATCATAACGACACAGCTGATTATCTGGCGCAGACGCTTGGCAGAAAATCTCATGTCACCACTGACCCATATTCAGGTCGAAAAAACTACCGAGAAGTCGCTGTCATGGATGCCGATCAGATCAAACGTTTCTTGAGCCCGGACAGTGGCAACCTCATTGTCACCAGAGCAGGAATGCGAGCGCTCAAGCTTAAGAATGAGCCTTATTTCAAGGCATTGCCGGTTTGGAAATATGCCGCCGATCCCGATCATAAAGAAATCTTCTGGCGCAAGATTACCCGCAAGGCTTTTGATCGCAAACATAGATCAATCGATTAA
- a CDS encoding recombinase family protein codes for MKKVAIYARYSSDLQSDASIEDQIRICSERAKHENWKIINTYTDHGISGASLMRPGVQMLMQDAMAGKFDIVLAEGLDRLSRDQQDIAGIYKRLQFVGIPIHTLSDGGEVSDIHIGLKGTMNALFLKDLAAKTHRGLSGRVEKGKSGGGLCYGYNVVKQFDSHGEAIRGDREINREEAEIVQQIFRDYAAGVSPKKIALNLNKSGIPCPSGKAWGATTIYGNRRRGTGIINNELYIGRLIWNRQRFLKDPDTGKRVARLNSEEDWIITEVPHLRIIDQELWEQAKIRQKALDEKPQFWAKQRPRNLFSYLLTCGCCGSGMSKVSADRYGCSAARNKGICSNRLTIKQECLEHTILEALQHHLMNPELVKIFCEEYTKHINELRQTRNAAINRYKKELQKLAADKEKIIEAIKNGIPASEVKDALNKIIERREELESYLEGKEEAPVLLHPNMSQRYQKEVEALRVSLNREETRTEAADLLRGLIDKIVLTPKASGTEYAIDLHGDLAGILTVAAGKHQKISDNDPLLQQVKMMTESGDQKHGWQEDSNADEISSKEDLSDKNEMVNLNARSSRKAELAEKPHETAILSKDKRVAGAGFEPTTFGL; via the coding sequence ATGAAAAAAGTTGCCATTTATGCCAGATATAGCAGTGATCTTCAAAGCGATGCCTCGATTGAAGATCAAATCCGGATTTGCAGTGAACGGGCCAAGCATGAAAACTGGAAGATAATTAATACCTATACCGATCATGGTATTAGCGGTGCGAGCCTGATGCGCCCTGGAGTCCAGATGCTTATGCAAGATGCCATGGCTGGCAAGTTTGATATTGTTCTGGCTGAAGGGTTGGATCGCTTAAGCAGAGACCAGCAGGACATTGCAGGCATATACAAGCGTCTTCAATTTGTCGGAATTCCTATTCATACCTTGTCTGATGGCGGTGAGGTAAGCGACATTCATATCGGACTGAAGGGAACGATGAATGCCTTGTTTTTAAAAGACTTGGCAGCCAAAACCCATCGCGGGCTGAGTGGACGGGTAGAAAAAGGCAAGTCTGGCGGAGGCTTGTGCTATGGCTACAATGTAGTGAAACAATTTGACTCCCATGGCGAAGCGATCAGGGGAGACCGGGAAATCAATAGGGAAGAAGCAGAAATTGTGCAGCAAATATTCCGCGATTACGCTGCTGGCGTTTCGCCTAAGAAAATTGCGTTAAACCTTAACAAAAGCGGTATTCCATGCCCTTCTGGCAAAGCTTGGGGCGCAACGACAATTTACGGGAACAGACGACGTGGCACCGGAATAATTAATAATGAGCTCTATATAGGCCGATTAATATGGAACCGGCAGAGATTCTTAAAAGATCCAGATACAGGTAAGCGTGTCGCCCGACTAAACTCAGAAGAGGATTGGATCATTACCGAAGTTCCTCACTTACGCATCATTGATCAGGAGCTTTGGGAGCAAGCCAAGATACGCCAGAAAGCACTGGATGAAAAACCTCAGTTCTGGGCCAAGCAACGCCCCAGAAACCTGTTTTCTTACCTTCTCACATGTGGCTGCTGCGGCAGCGGCATGAGCAAAGTGTCGGCTGACCGCTATGGATGCTCTGCTGCCAGAAATAAAGGTATTTGCAGCAACCGGCTCACCATCAAACAGGAATGCCTGGAGCACACTATTTTGGAAGCGCTACAGCACCACTTGATGAATCCAGAATTAGTAAAAATATTTTGTGAGGAATACACAAAGCATATCAATGAACTGCGGCAGACTCGAAATGCGGCGATAAATCGTTATAAAAAAGAGCTGCAAAAGCTGGCTGCTGATAAGGAAAAAATTATAGAAGCCATTAAAAATGGGATACCTGCATCGGAAGTGAAAGACGCGCTCAATAAGATCATTGAACGCCGGGAAGAGCTGGAAAGCTATCTCGAAGGCAAAGAGGAAGCGCCAGTGCTTCTGCATCCGAACATGTCTCAGCGCTATCAGAAAGAAGTGGAAGCGCTACGAGTTTCTCTCAATAGGGAAGAAACCAGAACGGAAGCAGCAGACCTGCTCAGAGGACTTATTGATAAGATTGTACTAACGCCCAAAGCGTCAGGAACAGAATACGCCATCGACCTGCATGGCGACCTTGCCGGAATTTTGACAGTTGCGGCAGGAAAGCACCAAAAGATTAGCGATAACGATCCTTTGTTGCAGCAAGTCAAAATGATGACCGAATCAGGTGATCAAAAACATGGTTGGCAGGAAGATTCTAATGCTGACGAAATTTCCTCGAAAGAGGATTTGTCAGACAAGAACGAGATGGTTAACCTAAATGCACGTTCATCCCGTAAAGCTGAGCTTGCTGAAAAGCCGCATGAAACGGCGATTCTCAGCAAGGATAAGCGGGTTGCGGGGGCAGGATTTGAACCTACGACCTTCGGGTTATGA
- a CDS encoding serine protein kinase RIO, translating to MKIPKRLEPLIEEGLIDSVICQLMSGKEAMIYMVRSGEQVRCAKVYKESNKCNFHQRACYTEGRRIKNSRRARAMESGSHYGRSAREEAWQSTEVNMLCRLGMAGVRVPKFYNFFAGVLLMELITDVEGNVAPRLSDLILTAKQARTYHKILIRQIVNMLCTGIVHGDLSPYNVLVDSQGPVIIDLPQAVDAASNYQARSIIKRDIDNLTAYLSRFAPELAQSDYANEIWSYYQHGKLPQARLTGTVKQQSKPVNVGNVLQVINTVIKKEMAWQRHKQTRWNNYLS from the coding sequence ATGAAAATACCGAAACGACTGGAGCCATTAATTGAAGAAGGTTTGATCGATAGCGTGATTTGCCAGCTCATGAGTGGCAAGGAAGCGATGATTTATATGGTGCGCAGCGGCGAACAAGTCCGTTGTGCGAAAGTGTACAAAGAAAGCAATAAATGTAATTTCCATCAGCGCGCCTGCTATACCGAAGGGCGCAGAATAAAAAACAGCCGCCGTGCCCGCGCAATGGAAAGCGGCAGCCATTATGGCCGCAGTGCGCGCGAAGAGGCTTGGCAGAGCACGGAGGTCAATATGCTGTGCCGCTTAGGAATGGCCGGTGTCCGGGTGCCGAAATTCTATAATTTTTTTGCCGGTGTGCTTCTAATGGAATTAATTACCGATGTGGAAGGCAATGTGGCGCCACGGTTGAGTGATTTGATTCTGACAGCGAAACAAGCGCGCACTTACCACAAGATCTTGATTCGACAAATAGTGAATATGTTGTGTACCGGCATCGTGCATGGCGATTTATCACCTTATAACGTGCTGGTTGACAGTCAAGGCCCGGTGATTATAGACCTGCCTCAGGCCGTAGATGCAGCAAGCAATTATCAAGCGCGCTCTATAATCAAACGGGACATCGATAATCTGACAGCATATTTAAGCCGTTTTGCACCAGAGTTAGCGCAATCGGATTACGCGAATGAAATATGGTCTTATTATCAGCATGGAAAGCTGCCACAGGCACGTTTAACTGGAACTGTTAAGCAACAAAGCAAACCCGTAAATGTCGGTAATGTCCTGCAAGTTATTAATACGGTTATTAAAAAAGAGATGGCTTGGCAACGACACAAGCAAACGCGATGGAACAATTATTTGTCGTAG
- a CDS encoding HD domain-containing protein: MQSEEDFFTHQDTLAKLHENLPLTEKLRFLHQIIRQDFPFIDRLAIALYDEKTEMLKTYTHSMEGSNNPVTTYEAPLSAAPSLRAIIEHRRPRLVQDLNIFAKGTHEHTKRIAAKGYKSSYTMPLYQSGTFVGFLFFNSQQEHPFDTQALRQVDIYGHLIALMVINELTSIRTLLAAVRAARNMTHYRDLETGSHIDRTAHYARLIARELAPSYAISDEQIEHIFLFSPMHDVGKIGIPDTILRKPSKLDSAEFDVMKTHPVKGREIIDSVLEDFGLGAFGHTNILRNIAEFHHEAVDGSGYPNGLKGDEIPIEARISAVADVFDALTSRRSYKAPWSNEQAFAMLRQMSNSKLDRDCVEALISNGDKVLEIQQRFRDIDLI; the protein is encoded by the coding sequence ATGCAATCGGAAGAAGATTTTTTTACCCACCAGGATACTCTGGCAAAATTGCATGAAAATTTACCGTTGACCGAGAAGCTGCGTTTCCTGCATCAGATCATCCGGCAGGATTTTCCTTTCATCGATCGTCTGGCGATTGCGTTATACGATGAAAAAACCGAGATGCTCAAAACGTACACGCACAGCATGGAAGGTAGCAATAATCCGGTGACTACGTACGAAGCGCCGCTCAGCGCTGCTCCCTCGTTACGCGCCATTATCGAGCATCGCCGCCCGCGTCTGGTGCAGGATCTGAATATTTTTGCCAAAGGCACACACGAGCACACCAAACGGATAGCCGCGAAAGGTTACAAATCCAGCTATACCATGCCGCTGTATCAAAGTGGCACTTTCGTCGGTTTTTTGTTTTTCAATTCGCAGCAAGAACATCCCTTCGATACGCAAGCACTGCGCCAAGTCGATATCTACGGTCATCTGATCGCGCTGATGGTGATCAACGAGCTTACCTCCATTCGCACCTTGCTTGCCGCAGTGCGCGCGGCACGCAACATGACGCATTACCGCGATCTCGAAACCGGTTCGCATATCGACCGGACTGCGCACTACGCCCGCCTGATCGCGCGCGAGCTTGCGCCAAGCTACGCCATCAGCGACGAGCAGATTGAGCATATTTTTCTCTTTTCACCGATGCATGATGTCGGAAAAATCGGTATTCCGGACACTATCCTGCGCAAACCGAGCAAGCTCGATTCGGCAGAATTCGACGTCATGAAGACGCATCCGGTGAAAGGCCGGGAAATTATCGATTCCGTGCTGGAAGATTTCGGTTTGGGTGCATTCGGTCACACCAATATCCTGCGCAACATCGCCGAATTCCACCATGAAGCGGTCGATGGCAGTGGTTATCCGAATGGCTTGAAAGGTGATGAAATCCCCATCGAAGCGCGTATCAGCGCGGTAGCCGATGTCTTCGATGCACTCACCTCGCGCCGCTCGTACAAAGCGCCGTGGAGCAACGAGCAAGCGTTTGCCATGCTGCGGCAAATGTCCAATTCCAAATTGGATCGTGATTGTGTCGAGGCGTTGATCAGCAATGGCGACAAGGTGCTGGAAATACAGCAGCGTTTCCGCGATATCGATCTGATTTAA
- a CDS encoding dicarboxylate/amino acid:cation symporter, which produces MSQLSLNNQILLGAVTGALIGFWFAQLGEESAISQNGLYVAKLAGTLFTDLLKMVLIPLVFTSIVAGVANLRAHQQMNRVWQVTLIFFISTMALAVALGLAAANLFQPGRELQIAMFQDAMQNFQAAQMSLPEFFAHFLHSLFQNPVAALAQGNVLAVVIFALLLGIALVVGGERYRNILTLMQEFLELILMLVGWIMRLAPLGIMALVLQLVATQDTGLLTVMIKFVVVVLSTTLLHGVVVLPLILYLMTGVTPYKFWQGGREALITAMATSSSAATLPVTLRCAEQHLHVKRDVAGFVIPLGATINMDGTALYEAVAALFVANLVGVELTILQQMIVFVTAMLAAIGAPGIPSAGMVTMVMVLQSVGLPAEAIAVLLPIDRILDTVRTMVNVEGDLVGSLVVQHWIRRN; this is translated from the coding sequence GTGAGCCAATTGTCGCTGAACAATCAAATTTTGCTGGGAGCGGTAACGGGCGCGCTGATCGGTTTCTGGTTCGCGCAACTCGGAGAGGAATCCGCGATCAGTCAGAACGGCTTGTACGTTGCAAAACTGGCCGGGACGTTGTTCACCGATCTGTTAAAGATGGTGCTGATACCGCTGGTTTTCACATCGATCGTCGCCGGTGTCGCAAATCTGCGTGCGCATCAGCAAATGAATCGTGTCTGGCAAGTTACGCTGATTTTCTTTATATCCACGATGGCGCTCGCCGTTGCGTTGGGGCTGGCAGCAGCCAATCTGTTCCAGCCGGGGCGTGAATTGCAGATCGCGATGTTTCAGGATGCCATGCAGAATTTTCAGGCAGCCCAGATGTCACTGCCCGAGTTTTTTGCACATTTCCTGCATTCATTGTTTCAGAATCCGGTCGCGGCACTGGCACAAGGAAATGTGCTGGCGGTGGTGATTTTTGCTTTATTGCTCGGCATCGCGCTGGTCGTGGGCGGCGAACGTTACCGCAATATCCTGACCTTGATGCAGGAATTTCTCGAATTGATTTTGATGCTGGTCGGTTGGATTATGCGCCTGGCACCGCTCGGTATCATGGCGCTGGTATTGCAGCTGGTGGCGACACAGGATACCGGCTTGTTGACCGTCATGATCAAATTTGTCGTGGTGGTATTAAGCACCACACTGCTGCATGGTGTGGTGGTGTTGCCCTTGATCCTGTATCTGATGACCGGTGTCACACCGTATAAATTCTGGCAAGGCGGGCGCGAAGCGCTGATTACCGCCATGGCCACCAGTTCGAGCGCCGCAACATTGCCCGTCACGCTGCGCTGTGCCGAACAGCATTTGCATGTCAAACGCGATGTCGCCGGATTTGTCATTCCCTTGGGCGCGACCATAAACATGGATGGTACGGCGCTCTACGAAGCGGTGGCGGCTCTGTTCGTCGCCAATTTGGTCGGTGTCGAACTCACCATACTGCAACAAATGATCGTATTCGTAACCGCGATGCTGGCGGCCATCGGTGCGCCGGGAATTCCCAGTGCCGGCATGGTTACGATGGTGATGGTGCTGCAATCGGTCGGCTTGCCGGCTGAAGCCATCGCGGTATTACTGCCGATCGACCGCATCCTCGATACGGTTCGCACCATGGTGAATGTGGAAGGTGATTTGGTGGGAAGCCTAGTAGTGCAGCATTGGATCAGGCGCAACTGA
- the hemF gene encoding oxygen-dependent coproporphyrinogen oxidase, with the protein MNTPQVKEFLINLQNSIVSGLEQVDGKIFKRDQWDRPEGGGGMSSVIEEGNVLERGGVNFSHVYGAGLPASATAARPELASRSFEAMGVSLVLHPRNPYAPTVHMNVRFFEARKEGAEPVWWFGGGMDLTPYYGYAEDAVHFHQTCKNALQPFGDDTYPRLKKWCDDYFYLKHRKEPRGIGGVFFDDLNQPDFDTCFKLTRNVGENFLNAYCPILERRKDTPYGERERDFQAYRRGRYVEFNLVWDRGTLFGLQTGGRTESILMSLPPIVKWRYDWKPAAGSAEDKLYTDFLIGKDWV; encoded by the coding sequence ATGAACACACCTCAAGTCAAGGAATTTCTTATCAATTTGCAGAACAGCATCGTCTCGGGGCTGGAACAGGTCGATGGCAAGATATTCAAGCGCGATCAATGGGATCGCCCGGAAGGCGGTGGCGGCATGAGCAGCGTTATTGAGGAAGGCAATGTGCTGGAGCGCGGCGGTGTCAATTTCTCGCATGTGTATGGTGCGGGATTACCGGCATCGGCAACCGCTGCGCGTCCCGAATTGGCAAGCCGGTCATTTGAAGCGATGGGGGTGTCGCTGGTGCTGCATCCGCGCAATCCGTACGCGCCGACCGTGCATATGAACGTGCGTTTCTTCGAGGCGCGCAAGGAGGGTGCGGAACCGGTGTGGTGGTTTGGCGGTGGCATGGATCTGACGCCGTATTACGGCTACGCGGAAGATGCGGTTCATTTTCATCAAACCTGCAAGAACGCATTGCAACCATTTGGCGATGATACTTATCCGCGTCTGAAGAAATGGTGCGACGACTATTTTTACTTAAAGCACCGCAAGGAACCGCGTGGTATCGGCGGCGTATTCTTCGACGATCTGAATCAACCCGATTTCGATACCTGCTTCAAACTCACACGCAATGTCGGCGAAAACTTTCTCAACGCGTACTGTCCGATTCTGGAACGCCGCAAGGATACGCCGTACGGTGAGCGCGAACGCGATTTTCAGGCGTACCGGCGCGGGCGCTACGTGGAATTCAATCTGGTGTGGGATCGCGGCACCTTGTTCGGATTGCAAACCGGCGGACGCACCGAATCGATCCTGATGTCGTTACCGCCCATCGTAAAATGGCGCTACGACTGGAAACCGGCGGCTGGCAGCGCGGAGGACAAACTGTACACGGATTTTCTGATCGGCAAGGATTGGGTGTAG
- the aroC gene encoding chorismate synthase yields MSGNTLGTLFTVTSFGESHGPAIGCIVDGCPPGLVISTEDIQLELDRRKPGTSRHVTQRRESDTVEILSGVFEGRTTGTPIALLIRNEDQRSKDYSKIMDVFRPGHADYTYWQKYGIRDYRGGGRASARETAVRVAAGAIAKKWLQEKYGIVIRGYMAQLGPIQIPFKHWEDIDQNPFFVADTSYTEQLEKFMDQLRKSGDSVGAKISVIAQGVPVGWGEPVYDRLDAEIAYAMMNINAVKGVEIGTGFASVTQKGTEHSDEMTPDGFLSNNAGGILGGISTGQDIVAHVAIKPTSSIRLGRRSIDKDGNPAIVETHGRHDPCVGIRATPIVEAMLALVLMDHALRHRAQNADVNCKTPKIPGSVNSVASSAATTHVPFKEDPEPEEDV; encoded by the coding sequence ATGTCTGGCAATACACTTGGCACACTTTTTACCGTCACTTCATTCGGCGAATCGCACGGTCCTGCGATCGGCTGTATTGTCGATGGCTGCCCACCGGGCTTGGTCATCAGCACCGAAGATATTCAGCTTGAACTAGACCGCCGCAAACCGGGCACCTCGCGGCATGTCACACAGCGGCGCGAATCCGATACCGTGGAAATCCTATCAGGTGTGTTCGAAGGCCGGACCACCGGCACGCCGATCGCTTTGCTGATTCGCAACGAGGATCAGCGCAGTAAGGATTACAGCAAAATCATGGATGTATTCCGTCCCGGTCACGCCGACTATACCTACTGGCAAAAGTACGGCATCCGCGATTACCGCGGTGGCGGGCGCGCATCGGCACGGGAAACGGCCGTCCGGGTTGCCGCCGGCGCCATTGCAAAGAAATGGCTGCAGGAAAAATACGGCATCGTGATTCGCGGCTATATGGCGCAACTCGGTCCGATCCAAATTCCTTTCAAGCACTGGGAAGACATCGATCAGAATCCGTTTTTCGTTGCCGACACTAGCTATACCGAACAATTGGAAAAATTCATGGATCAGTTGCGCAAATCTGGCGATTCGGTCGGTGCCAAAATTAGTGTAATCGCACAAGGCGTGCCGGTGGGCTGGGGTGAACCGGTCTACGACCGGCTTGATGCCGAAATTGCTTACGCCATGATGAATATCAATGCGGTAAAAGGTGTCGAAATCGGCACCGGATTTGCCAGCGTGACACAAAAGGGCACCGAGCATTCCGATGAAATGACACCGGATGGTTTCTTGAGTAACAACGCAGGCGGCATTTTAGGCGGCATATCGACCGGACAAGATATCGTCGCTCATGTCGCCATCAAACCGACCTCCAGCATCCGCCTCGGGCGGCGTTCGATCGACAAAGACGGCAATCCGGCTATCGTCGAAACCCATGGCCGCCATGATCCTTGCGTCGGCATCCGCGCCACGCCGATTGTCGAAGCCATGCTGGCGCTGGTATTGATGGATCACGCCCTGCGCCATCGCGCGCAAAATGCCGATGTGAATTGTAAAACACCGAAAATCCCCGGCAGCGTGAATAGCGTAGCAAGTTCTGCAGCGACAACACACGTGCCATTCAAAGAAGACCCGGAACCGGAAGAAGATGTATAA